A single region of the Mycobacterium lentiflavum genome encodes:
- a CDS encoding endonuclease: MSKSDGSKQLVRRVLKAGGSTYAHEAGIRIGDKPMPLFQLLVLSMLASKPIDAAIAMRGARELFKAGLRTPKAVLAADRHKIIDAFGRAHYVRYDESSATRLTEMAQRVDDEYFGDLREIAERSHQDAAQARRMLKEFKGIGDTGADIYLREVQDVWPWVRPYFDDRATGTAKKLGLPAEPAELGALAPRANARLAAALVRASLDKELCSRMAG; encoded by the coding sequence ATGAGCAAGTCGGACGGGTCCAAGCAGCTGGTGCGGCGCGTGCTTAAGGCCGGCGGCAGCACGTACGCGCACGAGGCGGGAATCCGGATCGGCGACAAACCGATGCCGCTGTTCCAACTGCTGGTGTTGAGCATGCTTGCCAGCAAGCCCATCGATGCCGCGATCGCGATGCGTGGGGCGCGCGAGCTGTTCAAGGCCGGCCTGCGCACGCCCAAGGCGGTCCTGGCGGCCGACCGGCACAAGATAATCGACGCGTTCGGCCGCGCGCACTACGTGCGCTACGACGAAAGTTCGGCCACCCGGCTCACCGAGATGGCGCAGCGGGTGGACGACGAGTACTTCGGCGATCTGCGTGAAATCGCCGAGCGCAGTCATCAGGACGCCGCTCAAGCGAGGCGAATGCTAAAGGAATTCAAGGGAATTGGCGATACCGGCGCCGACATCTATCTGCGCGAGGTGCAGGACGTGTGGCCGTGGGTCCGTCCGTACTTCGACGACCGTGCCACCGGGACAGCGAAGAAGCTGGGGCTACCCGCCGAACCGGCCGAGCTGGGAGCACTGGCGCCGCGGGCCAACGCGCGGTTGGCCGCCGCGCTCGTCCGGGCGTCGCTGGACAAGGAGTTGTGTAGCAGGATGGCCGGTTGA
- a CDS encoding TfoX/Sxy family protein translates to MAYDLELANRIRELLAPLRGVDEKAMFGGLAFLVGGNMAVAASGKGGLMVRVPPEDTVKLLDRPHVSPMVMAGREARGWLRVAAEGVKTKRQLASWVDRGVGYAGSLPSK, encoded by the coding sequence ATGGCCTACGACCTAGAACTCGCCAACCGGATCCGCGAATTGCTGGCACCCCTGCGCGGGGTCGACGAGAAGGCGATGTTCGGCGGGCTGGCATTTCTCGTCGGCGGAAACATGGCGGTCGCGGCCAGCGGCAAGGGCGGATTGATGGTGCGGGTGCCGCCCGAGGACACGGTCAAGCTGCTGGATCGCCCCCACGTCAGCCCGATGGTGATGGCCGGCCGCGAAGCCCGGGGCTGGTTGCGGGTGGCCGCCGAGGGCGTGAAAACCAAACGCCAGCTTGCGAGTTGGGTTGACCGCGGCGTGGGGTACGCGGGCAGCCTGCCATCGAAGTAA
- a CDS encoding nitroreductase family deazaflavin-dependent oxidoreductase, giving the protein MTGLGDLKRQVVHRVQRLVVNPVGRQLPVTMLETTGRKSGQPRRTPVGGRVVDNQFWMVSEHGEHSDYVRNIKANPGVRLRLGGQWRNGTAHLLPDDDAVRRLDNLPRLNSAVVRMMGSDLLTIRVDLD; this is encoded by the coding sequence GTGACCGGCCTCGGCGATCTCAAACGGCAAGTAGTGCATCGTGTTCAACGGTTGGTGGTCAATCCGGTCGGTCGGCAATTGCCGGTGACCATGCTCGAAACGACTGGCCGCAAGAGCGGCCAGCCTCGCCGCACCCCGGTCGGCGGACGTGTGGTGGACAACCAGTTCTGGATGGTCTCCGAACACGGCGAGCACTCGGACTATGTGCGCAACATCAAGGCCAACCCCGGTGTACGGCTGCGCCTTGGTGGGCAGTGGCGAAACGGCACCGCTCACCTGTTGCCCGACGATGACGCGGTGCGCCGGCTGGACAATCTGCCGCGGCTCAACAGCGCGGTGGTGCGCATGATGGGCAGCGACCTGCTCACCATTCGGGTCGACCTGGACTGA
- a CDS encoding cytochrome P450, giving the protein MTTHALPTLDQVELPEIAYDDAGTIDEVHDVLRRAREQGPFALGPFGPEVLTYDLVRTVLRDSRFAMPRGLALAVQGITGGPVWDRVCRLIISLDGREHHRLRRLVSRAFTPRAADRMRQACVEVIAELIAAHRDAGRCDIVTAIARPYPVPIICAMLGAPRSDWQLFSGWADHIGYAFGVDVAPHTTEILVAWDEFDAYLDDLIARRRRDLSDDLISDLIRAEDQGDRLTHEELVNLALILLNGGTDTTRNQLSAAVQAFCGHPDQWDRLAAHPELAPRAVEEVMRHSPIILKTLRVPTEDLALGGLIIPAGTPVFANTAAANRDPAKYDAPDRLDITRDGPPAMLTFGGGNHYCLGAHLARVELAEALAALAQMLTCPRRVGDAPWKPIAGISGPTQLVVDYLPRAPGPGGRPVAIAESTA; this is encoded by the coding sequence ATGACAACCCACGCTTTGCCGACCCTGGACCAGGTCGAACTCCCGGAGATCGCTTACGACGATGCCGGCACGATCGATGAGGTCCACGATGTGCTCCGGCGGGCCCGCGAGCAGGGCCCATTCGCGCTGGGACCCTTTGGCCCCGAAGTCCTTACTTATGACCTAGTACGCACGGTGCTGCGCGATTCTCGCTTCGCCATGCCGCGAGGACTTGCCCTGGCCGTCCAGGGAATCACCGGTGGACCGGTGTGGGATCGGGTGTGTCGGCTGATCATCAGCCTGGACGGCCGCGAACACCATCGCCTGCGCCGACTCGTTTCACGGGCCTTCACCCCCCGCGCTGCCGATCGAATGCGCCAGGCCTGCGTCGAGGTCATCGCCGAACTGATTGCCGCACATCGCGACGCTGGTCGCTGTGACATCGTCACCGCGATCGCTCGTCCTTACCCGGTGCCTATCATCTGCGCGATGCTCGGCGCACCGCGCTCCGACTGGCAGTTGTTCTCCGGCTGGGCCGATCACATCGGCTATGCGTTCGGCGTGGACGTCGCGCCGCACACGACCGAGATTCTGGTGGCCTGGGACGAGTTCGACGCATACCTCGACGACTTGATCGCCCGGCGCCGTCGCGACCTGTCCGATGACCTGATATCGGACCTGATCCGCGCCGAGGATCAAGGCGACCGCCTCACCCACGAGGAACTGGTCAACTTGGCCCTGATCCTGCTCAACGGCGGGACCGACACCACCCGCAATCAGTTGTCAGCCGCCGTACAGGCATTCTGCGGCCATCCTGACCAATGGGACCGCCTCGCCGCACATCCCGAGCTCGCCCCGCGGGCCGTCGAGGAGGTGATGCGCCACTCGCCGATCATTTTGAAGACGCTGCGCGTTCCCACTGAGGACCTGGCACTGGGTGGTCTCATAATCCCTGCCGGCACACCGGTTTTCGCCAACACCGCCGCAGCCAACCGGGATCCTGCGAAATACGATGCACCGGATCGCCTGGACATCACTCGCGATGGCCCGCCCGCGATGCTGACGTTCGGTGGCGGCAATCACTATTGCCTCGGCGCGCACCTGGCCCGCGTCGAGCTCGCGGAGGCGCTCGCCGCGTTGGCGCAGATGCTGACGTGTCCGCGCCGCGTTGGCGACGCCCCCTGGAAGCCGATCGCCGGGATTTCCGGGCCCACTCAACTGGTGGTGGATTACCTGCCGCGCGCACCCGGGCCTGGCGGCCGGCCTGTGGCTATTGCAGAATCGACGGCGTGA
- a CDS encoding LuxR C-terminal-related transcriptional regulator — protein sequence MSEIDESDLTVAEMLPTGTVTLLLADVEGSTRLWQTVPDEMADAVARLDQVLGRIVAEHRGVRPVEQGEGDSFVLAFRHATDAVACALALQREPLAPIRVRIGVHTGEVQLRDEGNYIGSTINKAARLRDLAHGGQIVLSGAATELAADCLPPNAWLIELGTHRLRDLPRAERVVQLCHPDISVEFPPLRVAEDAVTGRLPVQLTSFIGRGDELGELRNLLSDNRLLTLTGAGGVGKTRLALELAAAVAGEFPGGAWCVDLAPIPHPDVIAVTVALALGLPDQPGISTLDNIVRFIGDRTILLVVDNCEHLLDGTASVITELLGRCPNLKVLATSREPLAVAGEVSWRVPSLSVDDDAVALFTDRAKRVRPNFRVTDDNLAVVRELCRRLDGLPLAIELAAARVRALSLPEIIAGLNDRFRLLTGGSRTAVRRQQTLHASVDWSHTLLTDEERSLFHSTAVFAGGFDLDAASFVCAEGRAERFHVVDQLTLLVDKSLVVAEEGRLGTRYRLLETIRQYAQEHLGASGQADAVRERHRDYYLAMATALDAPQRTDYEHRLDQVEVEMDNLRAALGWCLETRAIGPALTLASALFPLWRSRLRIWEGKSWFDTVFAEKSSDGDHAVDRTVWARALADAAALGAWLGALDNMQRAERALAIAREVDDPALLTRVLTSYGLVAGWSAVGGTATQACFDEAGRLARELGDWWGLSQIYAWQAYSAVGVGDARAARAAAEQGRDVAESIGDAGAARECLLSLGWALLMEADIPGAVAQFQKLLAQVEAARALFLLPACLHGLGLALAYAGRIDEARLASRAAMAAEADRDGVSPQGIGHSALAAAELAAGDARASLDASETARQQMSAQKVLAAGQGARTADAALATGDLTAARTWADEAVSMTTGWHLAYALIVRARTSLIEGRPSDAVRDARQALSCTAECGTYLNVPDAVECLAAAVSHQGALGDAVRLLAATAAIRLRCGLVRFKIRDEDYAALLDSLRESLAPDEFESEWSAGEAMSIDDVVAYAVRGRGARQRPDSGWASLTPAELDVVRFVCEGLGNKEIAARLLISPRTVQAHLSHVFTKLGLSSRVQLVQEAAKHG from the coding sequence ATGAGCGAAATTGACGAAAGCGACCTGACTGTGGCCGAGATGTTGCCTACGGGAACGGTGACGCTGTTGTTGGCAGACGTCGAAGGCTCTACTCGGCTGTGGCAAACCGTTCCCGACGAAATGGCGGACGCGGTCGCCCGACTGGATCAGGTGCTGGGTCGCATCGTTGCCGAGCATCGGGGGGTGCGGCCCGTCGAACAAGGCGAGGGCGACAGCTTTGTTCTGGCTTTCCGCCACGCCACGGACGCCGTCGCGTGTGCTCTGGCGTTGCAGCGCGAGCCGCTGGCGCCCATAAGGGTGCGCATCGGGGTGCACACCGGGGAAGTCCAGTTGCGCGACGAGGGCAACTACATCGGATCGACCATCAACAAGGCGGCGCGGCTGCGCGATCTCGCGCATGGCGGACAGATCGTGCTGTCGGGCGCGGCCACCGAGCTGGCGGCCGACTGTCTTCCGCCGAACGCGTGGTTGATTGAACTGGGCACGCACCGGCTACGCGACCTGCCACGCGCCGAACGGGTAGTGCAGCTGTGCCATCCAGATATCAGTGTCGAGTTCCCGCCGCTGCGGGTGGCCGAGGACGCAGTCACCGGTCGGCTGCCCGTCCAGTTGACCAGCTTTATCGGCCGAGGTGACGAGCTTGGCGAGCTGCGGAATCTCCTGTCGGACAACCGTCTGCTCACCCTGACCGGGGCCGGCGGGGTCGGCAAGACCCGGCTGGCGCTCGAGCTAGCCGCGGCGGTAGCCGGCGAATTCCCCGGCGGCGCCTGGTGTGTCGACCTGGCGCCGATCCCCCACCCGGACGTGATCGCGGTGACGGTCGCGCTCGCGCTCGGCTTGCCCGACCAACCGGGAATATCCACCCTCGACAACATCGTGCGGTTCATCGGCGACCGCACGATCCTGCTGGTGGTGGACAACTGCGAACACCTGCTCGACGGAACCGCCTCGGTCATCACCGAACTGCTGGGCCGGTGCCCGAACCTGAAAGTGCTGGCCACCAGTCGCGAGCCCCTCGCGGTTGCGGGCGAGGTGAGCTGGCGCGTGCCGTCGCTGTCGGTCGACGACGACGCCGTCGCCCTGTTCACCGACCGCGCGAAACGCGTGCGGCCGAACTTCCGCGTCACCGACGACAACCTCGCCGTCGTGCGCGAGCTGTGCCGCCGGCTCGACGGCCTGCCGCTGGCCATCGAGCTGGCCGCCGCGCGGGTGCGCGCTTTGTCGCTACCCGAGATCATCGCGGGCCTCAACGACCGCTTCCGATTACTCACCGGCGGCTCCCGCACGGCGGTGCGTCGACAGCAGACGCTGCACGCCTCCGTCGACTGGTCGCACACCCTGCTGACCGACGAGGAGAGAAGCCTTTTTCACAGCACGGCGGTGTTCGCGGGCGGATTCGATTTGGACGCAGCGTCTTTCGTGTGCGCGGAGGGCCGCGCCGAGCGGTTCCACGTCGTCGACCAACTGACCCTGCTGGTCGACAAGTCACTGGTGGTCGCCGAGGAAGGACGGCTGGGCACGCGCTACCGGCTGCTGGAGACGATCCGCCAGTACGCCCAAGAGCACCTTGGCGCGTCGGGGCAGGCCGATGCGGTGCGGGAGCGACATCGCGATTACTACCTCGCGATGGCCACTGCCCTCGACGCCCCGCAACGCACCGACTACGAGCACCGCCTCGACCAAGTGGAAGTCGAGATGGACAACCTGCGGGCCGCTTTGGGATGGTGCCTGGAGACCCGCGCCATCGGGCCGGCACTGACACTGGCCTCCGCGCTGTTCCCGCTCTGGCGCTCACGGCTGCGCATCTGGGAGGGCAAGTCGTGGTTCGACACCGTGTTCGCCGAAAAGTCGTCCGACGGTGACCACGCTGTAGACCGGACGGTATGGGCACGCGCGCTGGCCGATGCCGCGGCGCTGGGTGCTTGGCTCGGTGCCCTCGACAATATGCAACGCGCCGAGCGGGCGCTGGCGATCGCCCGCGAGGTCGACGACCCGGCCCTGCTGACCCGCGTGCTGACCTCGTATGGGTTGGTCGCCGGATGGAGCGCGGTCGGCGGAACCGCGACGCAGGCTTGTTTCGATGAGGCCGGCCGCCTCGCCCGGGAGCTTGGGGACTGGTGGGGGCTCAGCCAAATCTATGCCTGGCAGGCCTATTCGGCCGTCGGTGTCGGCGACGCGCGCGCGGCGCGCGCCGCGGCCGAACAGGGCCGAGACGTCGCCGAGTCGATCGGAGACGCGGGCGCCGCCCGGGAATGCCTGCTGAGTCTGGGATGGGCGCTGCTGATGGAGGCGGATATCCCGGGCGCGGTGGCCCAGTTTCAGAAGCTTCTAGCGCAGGTGGAGGCGGCTCGAGCGCTGTTCCTGCTGCCCGCCTGCTTACACGGTCTCGGGTTGGCGCTCGCCTATGCCGGCCGGATCGACGAGGCCCGCCTGGCTTCGCGTGCCGCGATGGCCGCCGAAGCCGATCGCGACGGGGTGTCTCCGCAGGGCATCGGCCATTCGGCGCTGGCAGCGGCCGAGCTGGCGGCGGGGGACGCCCGGGCCAGTCTGGATGCGAGCGAGACTGCGCGGCAACAGATGTCCGCCCAGAAAGTCCTGGCCGCCGGCCAAGGGGCCCGCACCGCCGACGCCGCGCTGGCCACCGGCGATCTGACCGCCGCGCGAACCTGGGCCGACGAGGCGGTGTCGATGACCACCGGCTGGCACCTCGCGTACGCGCTCATCGTCCGGGCTCGCACCTCGCTGATCGAGGGCCGGCCCTCAGACGCGGTTCGGGATGCGAGGCAGGCGCTTTCGTGCACGGCAGAGTGCGGGACGTATCTCAATGTGCCTGACGCAGTCGAATGCCTTGCCGCTGCCGTCAGTCATCAAGGCGCGCTCGGCGACGCCGTACGACTACTGGCGGCCACCGCTGCGATCCGGCTGCGGTGCGGGTTGGTTCGGTTCAAGATCCGCGACGAGGACTATGCCGCCTTGCTGGACTCGCTGCGGGAATCTTTAGCGCCTGACGAATTCGAGTCCGAATGGTCCGCGGGCGAGGCCATGAGTATCGACGACGTGGTCGCATACGCGGTCCGGGGCCGAGGCGCGCGCCAGCGTCCCGATTCGGGATGGGCATCGCTGACGCCTGCGGAACTGGACGTCGTGCGGTTCGTGTGTGAGGGGCTGGGCAACAAGGAGATTGCCGCGCGGCTGTTAATCTCCCCGCGGACCGTTCAGGCCCACTTGTCGCACGTTTTCACCAAGCTCGGCCTGTCCTCCCGCGTTCAGCTTGTGCAGGAGGCGGCCAAGCATGGGTAG